One stretch of Janibacter limosus DNA includes these proteins:
- a CDS encoding tetratricopeptide repeat protein, giving the protein MPKQGRRPEPAISPDVTGAELDRSVRQQLRTLSKENADGVAQHLVMVAALLEAEDLDGALAHAETAVRRAGRVPAAREALGFVAYRMGDFARALTEFRTVRRLSGSSHLLPLMVDCERGLGRPARALELLGSPEARHLGQEDQVELLIVGSGIRRDMGQPQAAVLALQGQVDKVATKPWAARVWYAYADALLDVGRRDDARAWFAKAAVADQDGETDAIERVEELDGVQLAEVELTDEPGHDDGQGRRES; this is encoded by the coding sequence GTGCCGAAGCAAGGGCGCCGGCCCGAGCCAGCGATCTCACCGGATGTCACGGGCGCCGAGCTGGACCGCAGTGTGCGACAGCAGCTGCGCACGCTGAGCAAGGAGAACGCCGACGGCGTGGCTCAGCACCTCGTGATGGTTGCCGCCCTGCTCGAGGCCGAAGACCTCGACGGAGCTCTGGCGCACGCGGAGACTGCCGTACGTCGTGCCGGGCGTGTGCCCGCTGCTCGTGAGGCGCTTGGCTTTGTCGCCTACCGCATGGGTGACTTCGCCCGCGCCCTGACAGAATTCCGTACCGTGCGCCGGCTGAGTGGCTCCTCCCACCTGCTGCCTCTCATGGTCGACTGCGAGCGTGGTCTGGGTCGTCCGGCCCGGGCTCTTGAGCTGCTGGGCTCTCCCGAGGCACGGCACCTGGGACAAGAGGACCAGGTCGAGCTGCTCATCGTGGGCTCGGGTATCCGACGTGACATGGGCCAACCCCAGGCCGCGGTGCTCGCGCTCCAGGGCCAGGTCGACAAGGTGGCCACGAAGCCGTGGGCCGCGCGTGTCTGGTACGCCTACGCTGATGCACTGCTCGATGTCGGCCGCCGCGACGATGCCCGTGCCTGGTTTGCGAAGGCTGCAGTGGCTGACCAAGACGGTGAGACGGATGCGATCGAACGCGTCGAAGAGCTCGACGGAGTGCAGCTGGCCGAGGTCGAGCTGACCGATGAGCCCGGTCACGATGACGGGCAGGGACGCCGGGAGTCGTGA
- a CDS encoding HAD-IIA family hydrolase encodes MTGVGLAARFDGVVCDLDGVVYAGPGAIEHAADALNALTIPVVFATNNASRSPHDVGEHLRRLGLRACDGAVLTSSLAAARILARDLPSGSQVMAVGGPGVAEALRAVGLHPLTPGADGAPAAVLQGYGAEVTAAELGEAAHAIRAGARWVATNDDPTLPTESGPAPGNGALVAAVRLAVDVDPEVVGKPHPPMYEMAAEVLGAHPARVIAVGDRLGTDIRGAVATGMAGVLVLTGVHGPADAAAAPVDRRPDYVVEDLRGLHEHYPEAQREGDWCVRGGARARVAEGRLSVDGDGMDAIRASLDAVWAAADGGQLRREDTGRLLTNG; translated from the coding sequence GTGACGGGCGTCGGGCTGGCCGCACGGTTCGACGGAGTGGTCTGTGACCTCGACGGTGTCGTCTACGCGGGGCCCGGGGCCATCGAGCACGCAGCCGATGCGCTCAATGCGTTGACGATCCCTGTCGTCTTCGCGACAAACAATGCCTCGCGCAGTCCGCACGATGTCGGTGAGCACCTCCGGCGGCTCGGTCTGCGGGCTTGCGACGGGGCCGTGCTGACGTCCTCTCTGGCTGCGGCCAGAATCCTTGCCCGCGACCTGCCATCGGGCAGCCAGGTCATGGCGGTCGGGGGGCCCGGTGTCGCCGAGGCACTGCGTGCGGTCGGACTGCACCCCCTTACGCCCGGTGCCGACGGCGCGCCGGCGGCGGTGCTTCAGGGATATGGCGCTGAGGTGACGGCCGCTGAGCTCGGTGAGGCTGCTCACGCGATTCGTGCCGGTGCTCGGTGGGTGGCCACCAACGACGACCCCACGTTGCCGACAGAGTCGGGCCCCGCGCCCGGCAACGGCGCGCTGGTCGCAGCGGTGCGTCTGGCCGTCGACGTAGACCCCGAGGTCGTCGGCAAGCCACATCCCCCCATGTACGAGATGGCGGCCGAGGTGCTCGGTGCACACCCGGCCAGGGTCATCGCGGTCGGCGACCGGCTGGGTACGGACATCCGTGGGGCCGTCGCGACCGGGATGGCGGGAGTGCTCGTGCTGACAGGTGTCCATGGTCCGGCCGATGCCGCGGCTGCCCCCGTCGACCGCCGGCCCGACTATGTCGTGGAGGACCTCAGAGGACTTCACGAGCACTACCCCGAGGCACAACGTGAGGGAGACTGGTGTGTGCGAGGTGGCGCTCGTGCCCGTGTCGCAGAAGGCCGGCTGTCGGTCGACGGCGACGGCATGGACGCCATCAGGGCATCTCTGGACGCCGTGTGGGCTGCAGCTGATGGCGGGCAACTTCGCAGAGAGGACACCGGCCGGCTCCTGACCAACGGGTAG
- a CDS encoding TlyA family RNA methyltransferase, whose amino-acid sequence MPDSSRLDVALVARGLARSRTRARALIEAGEVAVGGVVASKTSLRVGPDEDLEVRSDRDRWVGRAAGKLVGALTDFDIPVSGRRCIDIGACTGGFTQVLLEHGAAHVIALDVGHDQLAPEIAADPRVSERSGTTIRGLTPEDIGGAVELAVGDLSFISLRLVLAEIHALLTPQGDAVLLIKPQFEVGRHGLGRKGVVTDPSARRAAVEAVLASAGEVGFAVLGVTHSPVRGGEGNHEYLVHLTRRTREGLTWQAQQVIAHELTQEEGR is encoded by the coding sequence GTGCCCGACAGCTCCAGACTCGATGTCGCTCTCGTGGCGCGGGGGCTTGCCCGTAGCCGTACCCGTGCACGGGCCCTCATCGAGGCCGGCGAGGTCGCCGTGGGCGGTGTCGTGGCGAGCAAGACCTCGCTGCGGGTGGGGCCGGACGAGGACCTCGAGGTCCGGTCGGACCGGGACCGGTGGGTCGGGCGTGCCGCGGGCAAGCTGGTCGGCGCCCTGACCGACTTCGACATCCCGGTCAGCGGCCGGCGCTGCATCGACATCGGTGCCTGCACGGGTGGCTTCACCCAGGTACTGCTCGAGCACGGCGCCGCGCACGTCATCGCTCTCGACGTGGGCCACGACCAGCTCGCACCCGAGATCGCCGCCGACCCTCGGGTCAGCGAGCGCAGCGGCACGACGATCCGTGGCCTGACCCCCGAGGACATCGGAGGTGCTGTCGAGCTCGCCGTGGGGGACCTGAGCTTCATCTCCCTTCGCCTCGTGCTGGCCGAGATCCACGCACTGCTCACACCGCAGGGCGACGCGGTGCTGCTCATCAAGCCGCAGTTCGAGGTCGGCCGGCACGGGCTGGGGCGCAAGGGCGTCGTCACGGACCCGTCGGCACGCAGGGCGGCCGTCGAGGCAGTCCTCGCGAGCGCCGGGGAGGTCGGCTTCGCCGTGCTGGGGGTGACCCACAGCCCCGTGCGTGGGGGAGAGGGAAATCACGAGTACCTCGTGCACCTGACCCGGCGCACCCGTGAGGGGCTGACATGGCAGGCTCAGCAGGTGATCGCGCACGAGCTGACGCAGGAGGAGGGCCGATGA
- a CDS encoding NAD kinase: MTSTPRRVLLLAHPGRAEALEVALGVADRLAEAGIEVRLPAGDLGDTILAHHPAVAVHDGDDPARDVELVVVLGGDGTILRGAEMARGANVPVLGVNLGHVGFLAEAEREDIDATVDHIVGRAYEVEERMALDVVATLQGREIARSWALNEVTVEKASRERMLVLTVEIDGRPLSTWGCDGVVMATPTGSTAYAFSAGGPVVWPGVEAMLVVPISAHALFARPLVVAPTSDLAVDLVPGTEGHGVLWCDGRRAVDLPPGARIEVSRSAQPVRLARLSSSPFTDRLVAKFDLSVHGWRGRSRSGD; encoded by the coding sequence ATGACCTCGACCCCTCGACGGGTGCTGCTGCTCGCACACCCGGGACGAGCCGAGGCGCTCGAGGTCGCTCTGGGCGTCGCCGACCGTCTCGCCGAGGCCGGTATCGAGGTCCGGCTGCCCGCAGGCGACCTCGGTGACACCATTCTCGCCCACCACCCCGCGGTCGCCGTGCACGACGGCGACGACCCGGCCCGCGATGTCGAGCTCGTCGTCGTCCTCGGCGGTGACGGCACGATCCTGCGAGGCGCCGAGATGGCGCGCGGGGCCAATGTCCCCGTCCTGGGAGTCAACCTCGGGCACGTCGGCTTCCTCGCCGAGGCGGAGCGCGAGGACATCGACGCGACCGTCGACCACATCGTCGGACGGGCCTACGAGGTCGAGGAGCGGATGGCGCTCGACGTCGTGGCCACTCTCCAGGGCCGCGAGATCGCCCGTAGCTGGGCGCTCAACGAGGTCACCGTCGAGAAGGCCTCGCGCGAGCGGATGCTGGTCCTGACCGTCGAGATCGACGGCCGCCCCCTGTCCACCTGGGGCTGCGACGGCGTCGTCATGGCCACCCCGACGGGCTCGACCGCCTATGCCTTCTCAGCGGGCGGGCCGGTCGTGTGGCCCGGTGTCGAGGCGATGCTCGTCGTGCCGATCAGCGCGCACGCCCTCTTCGCCCGGCCGCTCGTCGTGGCGCCGACGTCAGACCTGGCCGTCGACCTGGTGCCCGGCACGGAGGGCCACGGCGTCCTGTGGTGCGACGGACGTCGCGCGGTCGACCTGCCTCCCGGTGCCCGTATCGAGGTGAGCCGCTCCGCGCAGCCGGTCCGGCTGGCGCGCCTGAGCAGCTCCCCCTTCACCGACCGCCTCGTCGCGAAGTTCGATCTGTCCGTGCACGGCTGGCGGGGCCGCTCCCGCTCCGGGGACTGA